The following proteins are encoded in a genomic region of Deltaproteobacteria bacterium:
- a CDS encoding NUDIX hydrolase translates to MAEKFRNPLLTVDIIIEIDGGIVLIERKNIPHGWAIPGGFVDYGESIESAAAREAEEETSLKVKLVEQFYTYSDPRRDARHHTVSTVFIATANGIPRGADDAKAARIFCQGELPEPIVFDHEQILRDYFEFKKTGQRPKP, encoded by the coding sequence ATGGCTGAAAAATTTCGCAATCCTTTACTCACCGTCGACATCATCATCGAGATCGACGGCGGCATTGTCCTAATCGAACGAAAAAATATTCCCCACGGTTGGGCGATTCCCGGCGGTTTTGTCGATTACGGCGAGAGCATCGAGAGCGCCGCGGCGCGTGAAGCCGAGGAAGAGACTTCATTGAAAGTAAAGTTAGTCGAGCAGTTTTATACGTATTCCGATCCGCGCCGCGACGCGCGCCATCACACGGTGTCGACGGTCTTCATCGCCACGGCTAATGGAATTCCGCGCGGCGCGGACGATGCCAAGGCGGCGAGGATTTTTTGCCAAGGTGAGTTGCCTGAGCCGATCGTCTTCGATCACGAACAAATCTTGCGCGACTATTTCGAGTTCAAGAAAACCGGCCAGCGGCCAAAGCCGTAG
- a CDS encoding LL-diaminopimelate aminotransferase, with translation MTIKKARRINELPPYLFAEIDRRKREAMSRGVDLIDLGIGDPDIPTPASVVEKLLEGASKPTNHRYPNSSGMSEFREAVATWYKGRFNVKLDPAKEVVSLIGSKEGIGNMAVAFVDPGDLVLVASPCYPVYHIGTAFNGGKNYFLPLRKENKFLPDLESIPAEVAKQAKLLWINYPNNPTAAVADKDFYLRVIDFANKNNVIVCHDAAYTEMGYDGYKPMSFLEVDGAREVGIEFHSLSKTFNMTGWRIGMAVGNPELVGGLAQAKSNLDSGIFQAVQEAGIEALKLGDAIVEPSRKIYQERRDILVDGLRAVGLQCDKPKATFYVWVSCPKGLSSAEFTAKLLDEAGVVTTPGNGFGDAGEGYVRFTVCVDKERLREVAERIRRVKL, from the coding sequence ATCACGATTAAAAAGGCCCGCAGGATTAACGAGTTGCCCCCGTATCTGTTCGCGGAAATCGACCGGCGCAAGCGCGAAGCGATGTCACGCGGCGTCGATTTGATCGATTTGGGTATCGGCGACCCGGATATTCCTACCCCGGCCAGCGTCGTGGAAAAGCTCTTGGAAGGCGCCAGCAAACCGACCAACCACCGCTATCCCAACAGCTCCGGCATGAGCGAGTTTCGCGAGGCGGTCGCCACCTGGTATAAAGGCCGGTTCAACGTCAAACTCGATCCGGCCAAAGAAGTGGTCTCGCTGATCGGTTCCAAAGAAGGTATCGGCAACATGGCGGTCGCCTTCGTCGACCCCGGCGATCTGGTTTTAGTCGCCAGCCCCTGCTATCCGGTTTATCACATCGGTACGGCGTTTAACGGCGGCAAAAACTATTTTTTACCGCTGCGCAAAGAAAACAAATTCTTACCCGATCTCGAATCGATCCCGGCTGAGGTTGCCAAACAGGCTAAGCTTTTGTGGATCAACTATCCCAACAATCCGACCGCCGCGGTGGCCGATAAGGATTTTTACTTGCGCGTTATTGATTTTGCCAACAAAAATAACGTGATCGTTTGCCACGACGCAGCCTACACGGAAATGGGCTACGACGGCTACAAGCCAATGAGTTTTCTCGAAGTCGACGGCGCCCGCGAAGTCGGCATCGAGTTTCATTCGCTGTCGAAGACCTTCAACATGACCGGCTGGCGCATCGGTATGGCGGTGGGCAACCCCGAATTAGTCGGCGGTTTGGCCCAGGCTAAATCCAATCTCGACTCGGGAATTTTTCAAGCCGTTCAAGAGGCCGGTATCGAAGCGCTCAAACTCGGCGATGCCATTGTCGAGCCGAGCCGGAAGATTTATCAAGAACGGCGCGATATTTTAGTCGACGGCCTGCGCGCGGTCGGTTTGCAATGCGACAAGCCTAAGGCGACATTCTACGTCTGGGTTTCCTGTCCCAAGGGGCTCTCCTCGGCTGAGTTCACGGCAAAATTGCTCGATGAAGCGGGCGTGGTCACCACGCCGGGCAACGGCTTCGGCGATGCCGGCGAAGGTTATGTTCGTTTCACCGTGTGCGTCGACAAAGAACGGCTGCGGGAGGTTGCGGAACGGATTCGACGAGTCAAGCTCTAG
- the folK gene encoding 2-amino-4-hydroxy-6-hydroxymethyldihydropteridine diphosphokinase, translated as MANATVHQVYIGIGTNVGNKRENFFEAVTRLTKLPDTRVLKESSLYESEPLGEAKDWYVNGAVEIETKFKPDMLLKQFKNIERSMGRKKIKKRWGARVIDLDILLYDSAVVKKKTLRIPHPEMASRKFVLIPLSEIAPQVVHPELGKTISELLINVKDDKKIHLFHS; from the coding sequence ATGGCGAACGCGACTGTCCATCAAGTTTATATCGGCATCGGTACCAACGTCGGCAACAAAAGAGAAAATTTCTTCGAGGCCGTGACTCGCCTAACCAAGTTACCGGACACCCGAGTACTCAAGGAATCCTCGCTCTATGAGAGCGAACCGTTAGGCGAAGCCAAGGATTGGTACGTCAACGGCGCCGTCGAAATCGAGACCAAATTCAAACCCGACATGCTGCTCAAGCAGTTTAAAAACATCGAGCGCAGCATGGGCCGGAAAAAAATCAAAAAACGCTGGGGTGCCCGGGTCATCGACCTCGACATCCTGCTCTACGATTCCGCGGTGGTGAAAAAGAAAACCTTGCGCATCCCCCATCCCGAGATGGCCAGCCGCAAGTTCGTGCTCATCCCGCTGAGCGAAATCGCGCCGCAAGTCGTTCACCCGGAACTCGGCAAGACGATTTCCGAGTTGCTGATCAATGTCAAAGACGACAAGAAAATCCACCTATTTCATTCCTGA
- the mpl gene encoding UDP-N-acetylmuramate:L-alanyl-gamma-D-glutamyl-meso-diaminopimelate ligase: protein MNDLAPGSHIHLIAVCGVGMASLAGLLQSRGYRVSGSDQNVYPPMSTYLADIGIDVQSGYRAEHVEPRPDLVVIGNAISRGNPEAEAVISQNLRYISFPQALGEFLIGARTSIVIAGTHGKTTTSALAAWVLTSAGLDPGFFVGGVPLNFSSGWRVGAGSHVVLEGDEYDTAFFDKGPKFLHYRPNHAVLTSVEFDHADIYRDLDHVKSAFARLMEILPAAGKLVVCRDYPDAVEVSKSARCELITYGDDGDWTAKEIEFRAGRTIFTPCYRGHGEGSMEAGVIGRHNVKNALAVYAMGRALSIPRQKLLEGFATFKGVKRRQEVRGEQRGVVVIDDFAHHPTAVRETIDAVRSAYAGRRLWAIFEPRSNTSKRNIFEKEFAAALALADRVIVAGVFQPEKVPEAERLSVPHMVGEINRLAGAERAATLAGADDIAAHVAQDARSGDVLLVMSNGGFDGVHDKILRALAG, encoded by the coding sequence ATGAACGATTTGGCGCCCGGCAGTCATATTCACTTGATCGCGGTTTGCGGGGTCGGCATGGCGTCCCTCGCCGGCTTGTTGCAGTCGCGCGGTTACCGGGTTAGCGGTTCGGATCAAAATGTTTATCCGCCCATGAGCACCTACCTCGCGGATATCGGGATTGACGTGCAGAGCGGCTACCGCGCCGAACATGTGGAGCCGCGTCCCGATCTGGTGGTCATCGGCAACGCCATCTCGCGCGGCAACCCTGAAGCGGAAGCGGTGATCAGCCAGAACCTTCGGTATATTTCCTTTCCCCAAGCACTGGGTGAATTTCTGATCGGCGCGCGGACTTCCATCGTGATCGCCGGCACCCACGGCAAGACCACCACTTCGGCATTGGCGGCTTGGGTACTGACTTCCGCCGGGCTCGATCCGGGTTTTTTCGTCGGCGGCGTGCCGCTCAATTTTTCCAGCGGTTGGCGCGTCGGCGCGGGCAGCCATGTGGTCTTGGAAGGGGACGAGTACGACACCGCGTTTTTCGACAAGGGGCCGAAGTTTCTTCACTACCGGCCAAACCATGCGGTGCTCACCAGCGTCGAGTTCGATCACGCCGATATTTATCGCGATCTCGATCATGTCAAAAGCGCCTTTGCGCGGCTGATGGAAATCTTACCGGCGGCGGGCAAACTGGTGGTTTGTCGCGATTACCCCGACGCGGTCGAGGTGTCCAAGTCGGCGCGCTGTGAGTTAATCACTTACGGCGATGATGGCGACTGGACGGCGAAGGAGATTGAATTTCGCGCCGGGCGGACAATTTTTACGCCTTGCTACCGAGGCCATGGGGAAGGTTCAATGGAAGCCGGCGTGATCGGCCGGCATAACGTTAAAAATGCTTTAGCGGTCTATGCCATGGGACGGGCGCTGTCTATTCCACGGCAGAAATTGCTCGAAGGCTTTGCCACTTTCAAAGGCGTCAAGCGGCGCCAGGAAGTGCGCGGCGAGCAGCGCGGCGTGGTGGTGATCGACGACTTCGCGCATCATCCCACGGCGGTGCGCGAGACCATCGACGCGGTGCGTAGCGCTTACGCCGGACGGCGTCTGTGGGCGATCTTCGAACCGCGCAGCAACACCAGCAAACGTAACATATTCGAAAAAGAGTTCGCCGCTGCCTTGGCTCTCGCCGATCGAGTGATCGTCGCCGGGGTTTTCCAGCCGGAGAAAGTGCCGGAGGCTGAGCGGCTATCGGTGCCGCATATGGTCGGTGAAATTAACCGACTGGCCGGCGCCGAGCGCGCCGCGACGCTCGCCGGCGCTGACGATATCGCCGCCCATGTGGCTCAGGACGCGCGTTCGGGCGATGTGCTGCTGGTGATGTCGAACGGCGGCTTCGACGGCGTTCACGATAAGATCCTGCGCGCGTTAGCGGGCTAA
- a CDS encoding class A beta-lactamase-related serine hydrolase — protein sequence MNFQAVDNAFQEAVTQEVFPGAVVLVSKDQSVIYEQAFGQRSLVPDKSPMGIETIFDVASLTKPLATTVAVMLLVREKKIRLDDQVTRVLPSYGILGKSVTTFRQLLAHSAGLPAWKPYFEEIIKNEKSGRINFTVSRAAKSFVLEQIHLDKLLSPPGSQCLYSDLGFMILGEVVETLTGNSLDRFCQERIFKPLAMRATGFVDLTLLRTRRLQPITDMIAPTENCPWRKKVLCGEVHDDNAYAMGGVAGHAGLFTSARDIHTFLLRLDQCRLGKDNFLPQSVVEEFLTKDAATRQSTFALGWDTPTPGQSSSGSLFSPRSVGHLGFTGCSIWWDLEKNCHVVLLTNRVHPTRKNEKIKEFRPAIHDLIMKALFS from the coding sequence ATGAATTTCCAAGCCGTCGATAACGCCTTTCAAGAGGCCGTCACCCAGGAAGTGTTTCCCGGCGCGGTGGTGCTGGTCAGCAAAGACCAGAGCGTCATTTATGAACAGGCTTTCGGCCAGCGCTCGCTGGTGCCGGATAAGTCGCCCATGGGTATCGAGACGATTTTCGATGTCGCCTCCCTGACCAAGCCGCTGGCGACGACGGTGGCGGTCATGTTGTTGGTGCGCGAGAAGAAAATCCGCCTCGACGATCAGGTGACACGGGTATTGCCGAGCTACGGCATCTTGGGCAAAAGCGTCACCACCTTCCGCCAGCTGCTGGCCCATAGCGCCGGCTTGCCGGCCTGGAAACCTTACTTCGAAGAGATCATCAAGAATGAAAAATCGGGCCGCATCAACTTCACGGTCAGCCGGGCGGCGAAAAGTTTTGTCCTCGAACAGATTCATCTCGACAAATTGCTGAGCCCACCGGGGAGCCAATGTCTTTATAGCGATCTCGGTTTCATGATTCTCGGTGAAGTGGTGGAGACGCTCACCGGCAATAGCCTCGACCGCTTCTGCCAAGAGCGGATCTTCAAGCCGCTGGCCATGCGCGCCACCGGCTTCGTCGATTTGACGTTGCTGCGCACGCGCCGTTTGCAGCCGATTACCGATATGATCGCGCCGACGGAAAACTGTCCGTGGCGCAAAAAAGTTCTCTGCGGCGAAGTTCATGACGACAACGCCTACGCCATGGGCGGCGTCGCCGGTCACGCTGGGTTATTCACCTCGGCCCGCGACATTCACACTTTTCTGCTGCGCTTGGACCAGTGCCGGTTGGGTAAAGATAATTTTTTGCCGCAGTCGGTGGTCGAAGAATTTCTCACCAAGGATGCCGCCACGCGGCAATCGACCTTCGCCCTCGGTTGGGACACGCCGACCCCCGGCCAGTCGAGCAGCGGGAGTTTATTTTCGCCGCGCTCGGTGGGCCATTTGGGCTTTACCGGTTGTTCGATTTGGTGGGACTTGGAAAAGAATTGCCATGTCGTGCTGCTGACCAATCGGGTGCATCCGACGCGCAAGAATGAAAAGATCAAAGAGTTTCGCCCGGCGATTCACGACTTGATCATGAAAGCGCTCTTCTCATGA
- a CDS encoding LD-carboxypeptidase, producing the protein MAIIIHSSKKSCLSPQRDRLWRTPLAVHKPPRLEPGARIGIVAPAGSVEQAALEAGIAALRAEGFEVEIGAHVLARDGYLAGAAAERAADLLEFFRRGDIAAILCARGGFGSIQLLPHLSAELAKYPKIFAGYSDITILLNWLCQSCGMVTFHGPMVADDLAGGLSADSRAQFWPILSGLRRDWSIGLAETIRPGLAVGEMIGGCLSLLVTTLGTPYEIDTRGKLLFLEDVGEAPYRIERMLTHLKMAGKLDRPAGVVFGDFTNCRDGGPRGIKEIIADVFYDAAYPVATGMRAGHGQENLTLPFGVKMRLDASVPSLALLESPVL; encoded by the coding sequence ATCGCAATAATTATCCACAGCTCGAAAAAGTCATGCTTGTCGCCCCAGCGCGATCGCCTGTGGAGAACTCCCTTGGCTGTGCATAAACCGCCACGACTTGAGCCCGGAGCGCGCATCGGCATTGTCGCACCGGCCGGCAGCGTCGAGCAGGCAGCGCTTGAGGCCGGCATCGCGGCGCTCCGTGCTGAAGGGTTTGAAGTTGAAATCGGCGCCCATGTTTTGGCCCGGGACGGCTATCTCGCCGGTGCCGCGGCCGAGCGCGCCGCGGACCTTTTGGAATTCTTTCGCCGCGGCGATATCGCCGCGATCCTGTGCGCCCGGGGCGGGTTTGGTTCGATCCAGCTGTTGCCCCATTTGAGCGCGGAGCTAGCAAAGTATCCGAAGATTTTCGCCGGCTACAGCGACATTACGATACTACTCAATTGGCTCTGTCAAAGCTGCGGCATGGTGACCTTTCACGGGCCCATGGTGGCCGACGATCTTGCCGGGGGCTTGAGTGCTGACAGTCGCGCGCAATTCTGGCCGATCTTGAGCGGCTTGCGCCGGGACTGGAGCATTGGCTTGGCCGAAACGATTCGCCCTGGACTGGCGGTTGGCGAAATGATCGGTGGCTGCCTGTCGCTTTTAGTGACGACATTGGGAACGCCCTACGAGATCGATACTCGCGGGAAGCTGCTGTTCCTCGAAGATGTCGGCGAGGCGCCGTATCGTATCGAGCGCATGCTGACCCATCTCAAGATGGCCGGTAAGCTCGATCGGCCGGCCGGCGTGGTGTTCGGTGATTTTACCAATTGCCGCGACGGCGGGCCGCGGGGAATTAAAGAAATCATCGCTGACGTATTCTATGATGCCGCCTATCCAGTGGCGACCGGCATGAGAGCCGGCCATGGCCAGGAAAATCTCACCTTGCCCTTCGGCGTCAAAATGCGTCTCGACGCAAGCGTGCCGTCGTTGGCGCTGCTCGAATCGCCCGTGCTATAA
- a CDS encoding DUF507 family protein, producing MKIKPERLEQIASVLVANLKSKELMVAKASDQAIKNRLIETIAKNFAEEEAIEEEARKMLAAVAQASRDMDPFKMFLLAKQKLAAKKGFIL from the coding sequence ATGAAGATCAAACCGGAACGGCTCGAACAGATCGCCAGCGTGCTGGTGGCTAACCTCAAGAGCAAAGAGCTGATGGTCGCCAAAGCCAGCGACCAGGCGATCAAAAACCGCTTGATCGAGACCATCGCCAAGAATTTCGCCGAGGAAGAGGCGATCGAGGAAGAGGCGCGCAAAATGTTGGCGGCGGTGGCCCAAGCGTCACGCGACATGGACCCGTTCAAAATGTTTCTCCTGGCGAAGCAAAAACTGGCGGCCAAAAAAGGTTTCATCCTGTGA
- a CDS encoding DUF507 family protein, whose amino-acid sequence MSRVSESRISHLAHLLIEGVRKGGLGEFPNDGRALTETKRVLQEYFQREDQLDEIVRQKIQSLSRYIPAGSREWDVLYRKYFEEESRKQRK is encoded by the coding sequence GTGAGCCGCGTGTCGGAGAGCCGGATCTCCCATCTCGCCCACTTGCTGATCGAGGGCGTGCGCAAGGGCGGCCTCGGCGAATTTCCCAACGACGGCCGCGCGCTGACGGAAACCAAGCGGGTATTGCAAGAGTATTTTCAGCGCGAAGACCAGCTCGACGAGATTGTCCGGCAAAAAATCCAATCGCTGTCGCGCTACATCCCCGCCGGCAGCCGGGAGTGGGATGTGCTGTACCGAAAATATTTCGAAGAGGAGTCGCGCAAGCAGCGTAAATAA
- a CDS encoding co-chaperone GroES → MKIRPLQDRVIVKRIEEEEKSKGGIIIPDSAKEKPQEGKIVAVGKGKVGDDGKIIPLDVKVNDRVLFGKYSGSEINMDGEEHLIMREEDILGIIEK, encoded by the coding sequence GTGAAAATTAGGCCTTTACAAGACCGGGTTATCGTCAAACGCATCGAGGAAGAAGAAAAGAGCAAGGGAGGTATTATCATCCCCGACAGCGCCAAAGAGAAGCCACAGGAGGGTAAAATTGTGGCGGTCGGCAAAGGCAAAGTTGGCGATGACGGCAAGATCATCCCGCTCGATGTCAAGGTGAATGACCGTGTGCTATTCGGAAAATATTCCGGCAGCGAAATCAACATGGACGGCGAAGAACACCTGATCATGCGCGAAGAAGACATTCTCGGCATCATTGAAAAATAA
- the groL gene encoding chaperonin GroEL, with amino-acid sequence MGAKIVKFNRDARDAILRGVNTLADAVTVTLGPKGRNVVLDKSYGAPTVTKDGVTVAKEVELEDKFENMGAQMVKEVASKTSDVAGDGTTTATVLARQIYAEGVKLVAAGHDPMTLKRGIDKAVSAIIEELKNISKPTKDPKEIAQVGTIAANNDTTIGEVISAAMNKVGKEGVITVEEAKGLETTLNVVEGMQFDRGYLSPYFVTDPERMECILEDAYLLIHEKKISNMKDILPVLEQIAKSGKPFIIIAEDIEGEALATLVVNKIRGTLRCVAVKAPGFGDRRKAMLEDIAILTGGKLIAEELGIKLDNITLADLGRAKRIVVDKDNTTLVDGAGKKSDLEGRIKQIRAQTDETTSDYDREKLQERLAKLIGGVAVINVGAATEIEMKEKKARVEDALHATRAAVEEGIVPGGGVALLRASAVLEKLRASEDERWGVNIIKRVAEEPLRRIAINAGVEGAIALQKVKEGKGAFGFNAATEEYEDLMKAGVIDSAKVVRTALQNAASVASMLLTTEAMVADKPEDKSSMPGMPPGGGMGGMGGMGGMGGMGGMM; translated from the coding sequence ATGGGAGCTAAGATAGTTAAATTCAATCGCGATGCGCGGGACGCAATCCTGCGCGGCGTGAACACTCTCGCCGACGCGGTGACCGTGACCCTCGGCCCCAAAGGAAGAAATGTCGTGCTCGACAAATCCTATGGCGCCCCCACCGTCACCAAAGACGGCGTTACCGTTGCCAAAGAAGTAGAACTCGAAGACAAGTTTGAAAACATGGGCGCCCAGATGGTCAAGGAAGTTGCCAGCAAGACTTCCGACGTGGCCGGTGACGGCACCACCACGGCCACTGTGTTGGCCCGGCAAATTTACGCCGAAGGCGTGAAACTGGTCGCCGCTGGCCATGACCCGATGACCCTCAAGCGCGGCATCGATAAGGCCGTCAGCGCGATCATCGAAGAGCTCAAGAATATTTCCAAGCCGACCAAGGATCCCAAAGAGATCGCTCAAGTCGGCACGATCGCGGCGAACAACGATACCACCATCGGTGAAGTAATCTCCGCGGCGATGAACAAGGTCGGCAAAGAAGGCGTGATCACCGTCGAGGAAGCCAAGGGCTTGGAGACGACCCTCAATGTCGTCGAAGGCATGCAGTTCGACCGCGGTTATCTCTCCCCCTACTTCGTCACCGATCCCGAGAGAATGGAATGTATCCTTGAAGATGCCTACTTGCTGATTCACGAGAAGAAGATCAGCAACATGAAAGATATCCTTCCCGTGCTTGAGCAAATCGCCAAGTCCGGCAAGCCTTTCATCATCATCGCCGAAGACATCGAAGGCGAAGCGTTGGCCACCTTGGTGGTCAACAAGATTCGCGGCACGCTCCGTTGCGTCGCCGTCAAGGCCCCCGGCTTTGGCGATCGCCGTAAAGCGATGCTCGAAGACATCGCCATCTTGACCGGCGGCAAGCTGATCGCCGAAGAACTCGGCATCAAGCTCGACAACATCACGCTCGCCGATCTCGGCCGGGCCAAGAGAATCGTCGTAGACAAGGACAACACCACGCTGGTCGACGGCGCCGGCAAGAAGTCCGACCTCGAAGGCCGGATCAAACAGATCCGCGCCCAGACCGACGAGACCACGTCGGATTACGATCGTGAGAAGCTTCAGGAGCGTTTGGCCAAACTGATCGGCGGCGTCGCCGTGATCAACGTTGGCGCAGCCACTGAAATTGAAATGAAAGAAAAGAAAGCCCGCGTCGAAGACGCCCTCCACGCCACCCGCGCGGCGGTGGAAGAAGGCATCGTCCCCGGCGGCGGCGTCGCCCTGCTGCGCGCCTCCGCGGTGCTGGAGAAGCTACGCGCCTCGGAAGACGAACGATGGGGTGTCAACATCATCAAGCGCGTCGCTGAAGAGCCGCTGCGCCGCATCGCTATCAATGCCGGCGTCGAAGGCGCCATCGCTTTGCAAAAAGTGAAGGAAGGCAAAGGCGCGTTTGGCTTCAACGCGGCAACCGAAGAATACGAAGACCTCATGAAAGCCGGAGTCATCGACTCCGCCAAAGTCGTTCGCACCGCGTTGCAGAACGCCGCTTCGGTGGCGAGCATGCTGCTCACGACCGAAGCCATGGTCGCGGATAAACCGGAAGACAAATCCTCGATGCCGGGCATGCCTCCAGGCGGCGGCATGGGTGGAATGGGCGGCATGGGTGGAATGGGCGGTATGGGCGGCATGATGTAA
- a CDS encoding signal recognition particle protein codes for MFESLTDKLELTFKRLRGQGKITETNIDDALRDVRLALLEADVHLQVVKTFLESVKTKAMGQEVLQSLSPEQQFIGIVRDELVTLLGGDFRELDLKSAPPVVIMLVGLQGSGKTTTLAKLARYLKKEKKRSPYLVPADIYRPAAIEQLKILGNELGLPVYDSDPKLSAVTICQRALEEAKKKFCDVLLIDTAGRLHIDEELMQELASIKDAVQPHQILFVADSMTGQDAVNQARGFDGKLSLSGVILTKLDGDARGGAALSIRQMVGKPILFSGIGEKLDAFEPFYPDRLASRILGMGDVLSLIDKVQQNVEHKDAERLQQAFQKQQFTLEEFQLQLQQIKRMGPVGSLLEMIPGGKKLASQVDSEKAEKELKRVEAIINSMTRQERRNPALLNGSRRRRIAEGSGTTVNDINRVMKQFLEMKKMMQRVSKLGMKSLMGHMPTPFN; via the coding sequence ATGTTCGAATCGCTAACCGACAAACTCGAACTGACCTTCAAGCGCTTGCGCGGTCAGGGCAAGATTACCGAGACCAACATCGACGATGCGCTGCGCGACGTGCGCCTCGCCCTGCTTGAGGCTGACGTCCATCTGCAAGTGGTCAAGACCTTTCTTGAATCGGTCAAAACCAAGGCGATGGGCCAGGAAGTACTGCAGAGCCTGAGCCCAGAGCAGCAGTTCATCGGCATCGTGCGCGACGAACTGGTCACCTTGTTGGGCGGCGATTTTCGTGAATTGGATCTCAAGAGCGCGCCGCCTGTAGTAATCATGCTGGTCGGCCTGCAAGGTTCCGGTAAAACCACAACCTTGGCGAAGTTGGCGCGCTACTTAAAAAAAGAAAAGAAGCGCAGCCCCTATCTCGTGCCCGCCGATATTTATCGACCGGCGGCCATTGAGCAGTTAAAAATACTTGGCAACGAACTGGGATTGCCAGTTTACGATTCCGACCCAAAACTGTCGGCGGTAACGATTTGCCAGCGCGCCCTTGAAGAGGCCAAAAAAAAGTTCTGCGACGTCCTGCTCATCGATACCGCCGGCCGTTTGCATATCGATGAAGAGCTGATGCAGGAGCTGGCGTCGATCAAAGACGCCGTCCAACCCCATCAGATCCTGTTTGTCGCCGACTCGATGACGGGCCAAGATGCCGTCAACCAAGCCCGCGGTTTCGACGGTAAGCTTTCTTTGAGCGGCGTCATCCTGACCAAGCTCGACGGCGATGCTCGCGGCGGCGCGGCACTGTCGATTCGTCAGATGGTCGGCAAGCCGATCCTGTTTTCCGGTATCGGCGAAAAGCTCGACGCCTTCGAGCCCTTCTATCCGGATCGTTTGGCCTCGCGCATTCTCGGCATGGGCGACGTGCTGTCGTTGATCGACAAAGTGCAGCAAAACGTCGAGCACAAGGATGCCGAACGGTTACAGCAGGCGTTTCAAAAACAGCAATTCACGTTGGAAGAATTTCAGTTGCAGCTGCAACAGATCAAGCGCATGGGTCCGGTGGGCAGCCTGTTGGAAATGATTCCCGGCGGCAAAAAGCTCGCATCCCAAGTCGATTCGGAAAAAGCCGAGAAAGAACTCAAACGCGTCGAAGCGATCATCAACTCGATGACCCGCCAAGAGCGGCGCAATCCGGCGCTCTTGAACGGCAGCCGGCGCCGGCGCATCGCCGAAGGCAGCGGCACCACGGTCAACGATATCAACCGAGTGATGAAGCAGTTCCTCGAGATGAAAAAAATGATGCAACGGGTGAGCAAGCTGGGAATGAAATCGCTCATGGGCCACATGCCCACGCCGTTCAATTAA
- a CDS encoding 30S ribosomal protein S16 — translation MSVSIRMSRHGAKKKPFYRIVVSDQRFPRDGRYIEQVGTYDPSAKVGAVKLNQEKIDSWIKKGAKPSETVSQLIKKQKKAS, via the coding sequence ATGAGTGTAAGTATTCGCATGAGCCGCCACGGCGCCAAGAAGAAACCCTTTTACCGCATCGTAGTCAGCGATCAACGTTTTCCCCGCGACGGCCGCTACATCGAGCAGGTCGGCACCTACGATCCGAGCGCCAAGGTCGGTGCCGTGAAACTCAACCAAGAAAAAATCGACAGCTGGATTAAGAAAGGCGCCAAGCCTTCGGAGACCGTCTCCCAGCTGATCAAGAAACAAAAGAAGGCCAGTTAG
- a CDS encoding KH domain-containing protein, producing MKDLVQYLAQSLVSNPDAVEVSESENDGATILQLKVAKEDLGRVIGKQGRTAKSMRSLINAASSRDNRRILLEIVEEK from the coding sequence ATGAAAGACTTGGTTCAATATTTAGCCCAATCCTTGGTTAGCAATCCCGACGCCGTCGAGGTCAGCGAAAGCGAGAACGACGGCGCGACGATCTTGCAACTCAAGGTCGCCAAGGAAGATCTCGGCCGAGTGATCGGCAAACAGGGCCGCACCGCGAAGTCCATGCGCAGTTTGATCAACGCCGCGTCATCCCGCGACAATCGCCGCATTCTCCTCGAAATCGTCGAGGAGAAGTAA
- the rimM gene encoding 16S rRNA processing protein RimM: MAEQRVALGEIVATHGLDGWLKFNPYNLDGDTLAPGLQIYLETSTGQAIHEIESSKPHKNQLLVKLRGIDHIDATKPVIGAILEVDSAALPELEPGQYYHYEVIGFDVVDRDGHRIGKLTATITTAAGDLYVVQGADKEHLIPAVKEMVDRVDFEGQKIIVDLPDGLLDL, from the coding sequence ATGGCGGAACAACGAGTTGCCCTCGGTGAAATCGTCGCCACGCACGGGCTCGATGGCTGGCTGAAATTCAATCCCTACAACCTGGACGGCGACACGCTGGCGCCTGGGTTGCAAATTTATCTGGAAACTTCCACCGGCCAAGCGATCCACGAAATTGAATCGAGCAAGCCGCACAAAAACCAGTTGTTGGTCAAATTGCGCGGCATCGATCACATCGACGCCACCAAGCCGGTGATCGGCGCCATACTAGAAGTCGACAGCGCGGCGCTCCCCGAGCTCGAACCCGGTCAGTATTATCACTACGAAGTGATCGGCTTCGATGTCGTCGATCGGGATGGTCATCGGATCGGCAAGCTTACGGCCACAATCACCACCGCTGCCGGAGATCTCTACGTGGTTCAAGGTGCGGACAAAGAACATTTGATTCCAGCGGTCAAAGAGATGGTCGACAGAGTCGATTTCGAAGGGCAAAAAATAATCGTCGATCTACCCGATGGCCTGCTGGATTTATAA